The following is a genomic window from Candidatus Aegiribacteria sp..
AATCATCAAGCAGTTCTCGTAATGGCCGGGACAGTGCCGGAAGACGGCTTGGAGTTAAAGCTGCCGCCGGTTCGCTGGTGTCGGCTGGAACTATCATTATAAGGCAGCGCGGAACAAGGATACATGCCGGTGTTAACGTCGGAAGAGGTAATGACGATACTCTATTCGCTAAAATAGACGGCAGGTTGAAGTTCCACAGCATGGGCGGCAGAAAGGTTGCCTCTATAATCACTGAACAGGCTTAACAATTCCTTGATGAAGATTCCATCTGACTTGCTTATACGAAATGTCGGGGAGCTGGTTACAATGACCGGCTCCCCATGTTTGCGCAGGGGAGAGGATGCATCAAAACTATCCATCATCCACGGTGGAGCAATTGCTGCGCAGAATGGCAGAGTAGTCTGGACCGGCACTTCTTCTGATATCTCAGCCAACATCGAGCTGAACCGGGATGCTCTTGAGATCGATGCGACCGGCAGAGTTGTCACACCTGGTTTTGTGGATTCACATACTCATCCGCTATATGCCGGAACAAGACAGGCTGAGTTTGCTCTCAGAGCGTCCGGTGCGGATTACGAGGAAATCGCAAGGGCAGGGGGAGGAATACTTAACAGCGTTGCAAGAACAAGGACTGCCACTTCTGCTCAGATTGAGGAGACACTCGTAAAGCATCTCAGAACCATGCTTCATTTTGGAACAACATCCGTTGAGGTGAAGAGTGGTTACGGACTTGACGCTGATACCGAGCTGAGATGCCTCCAGATCGCTTCAGATGCCGCTGATAACTGTCCTCAGACTATATTGATGACTTTTCTGGGAGCACATGAAGTACCGCTGGAATTCACCGATCATCCCGATCAGTACCTTGATTATCTGATTAAAGAAGTCCTGCCTGTAATCAGAGAAAGAAAATTAGCCGATTTTGTCGATATTTTCTGTGAAAAAGGTGTTTTCACAGCCGAGCAATCAGCTCGATATCTCAGAGCCGCAGCCGAAATGGGTTTCAAGCTTAAGATTCATGCAGATGAATTCCATGATACAGGCGGCGCAGCTGTAGCAGTCGAAAACGATGCCGTAAGCGCAGATCACCTTCTATCAATTTCAAAAGAGAACATAGAACGGATTGCTGCCAGCAATACAGTGGCAACCCTTCTTCCCGGAACGGCACTCTTTCTCGGAAAACCATTCCCGCGTGGCAGAGAACTGCTTGATGCTGGAGCATGTGTTGCCATTGCAACAGATTTCAACCCTGGCAGCTGTTTTTGTGAATCAATGCCTTTCATGATCAACCTTGCGGTATGTCAGTGCGGCTTTACAATAGAAGAAGCGGTAACCGCCGCCACAATCAACGGAGCAGC
Proteins encoded in this region:
- the rpmA gene encoding 50S ribosomal protein L27, which codes for MAHKKSSSSSRNGRDSAGRRLGVKAAAGSLVSAGTIIIRQRGTRIHAGVNVGRGNDDTLFAKIDGRLKFHSMGGRKVASIITEQA
- the hutI gene encoding imidazolonepropionase, which encodes MTGSPCLRRGEDASKLSIIHGGAIAAQNGRVVWTGTSSDISANIELNRDALEIDATGRVVTPGFVDSHTHPLYAGTRQAEFALRASGADYEEIARAGGGILNSVARTRTATSAQIEETLVKHLRTMLHFGTTSVEVKSGYGLDADTELRCLQIASDAADNCPQTILMTFLGAHEVPLEFTDHPDQYLDYLIKEVLPVIRERKLADFVDIFCEKGVFTAEQSARYLRAAAEMGFKLKIHADEFHDTGGAAVAVENDAVSADHLLSISKENIERIAASNTVATLLPGTALFLGKPFPRGRELLDAGACVAIATDFNPGSCFCESMPFMINLAVCQCGFTIEEAVTAATINGAAALGIADRKGALAPGMDADMILWDLDDYRGIAYHLAVPDIAGVIVNGHLASTMFD